The Burkholderia mallei ATCC 23344 genome has a window encoding:
- a CDS encoding glycine C-acetyltransferase, translated as MRDAYLAHLRGTLEQIRADGFYKTEREIASPQAADIRLAGGTHVLNFCANNYLGLADDSRLIAAAQAALEQDGFGMASVRFICGTQTVHKQLEAALSAFLKTDDCILYSSCFDANGGLFETLLDENDAIISDELNHASIIDGIRLSKARRFRYKNNDLADLEAKLREADAAGARFKLIATDGVFSMDGIIANLKGVCDLADRYGALVMVDDSHAVGFIGEHGRGTPEYCGVEGRVDIVTGTLGKALGGASGGYVAARREIVELLRQRSRPYLFSNTLTPSIAAASLKVLELLASDEGACLRERVRANGAHFREKMSAAGFALVPGEHPIIPVMLGDAQVASKMADALLAEGVYVIGFSFPVVPRGRARIRTQMSAAHTREQIDRAVDAFVRVGKTLGVI; from the coding sequence ATGCGTGATGCCTATCTCGCTCATCTACGCGGCACCCTCGAGCAGATTCGCGCGGACGGTTTCTACAAGACCGAACGCGAGATCGCGAGCCCTCAGGCGGCCGACATCCGGCTGGCCGGCGGCACGCACGTGCTGAATTTTTGCGCGAACAACTACCTGGGGCTCGCGGACGATTCGCGCCTCATCGCCGCCGCACAGGCGGCGCTCGAGCAGGACGGGTTCGGGATGGCCTCGGTGCGCTTCATCTGCGGCACGCAGACCGTGCACAAGCAGCTCGAGGCAGCGTTGTCCGCGTTCCTGAAGACCGACGATTGCATTCTGTATTCGAGCTGCTTCGACGCGAACGGCGGCCTGTTCGAGACGCTGCTCGACGAAAACGACGCGATCATCAGCGACGAGCTGAATCACGCGAGCATCATCGACGGCATTCGTCTGTCGAAGGCCAGGCGCTTTCGCTACAAGAACAACGACCTCGCCGATCTCGAGGCGAAGCTGCGCGAAGCCGACGCGGCGGGCGCGCGCTTCAAGCTGATCGCGACCGACGGCGTATTCTCGATGGACGGCATCATCGCGAACCTGAAGGGCGTGTGCGATCTGGCCGACCGCTACGGCGCGCTCGTGATGGTCGACGATTCGCACGCCGTCGGCTTCATCGGCGAGCACGGGCGCGGCACCCCGGAGTATTGCGGCGTCGAGGGCCGCGTCGACATCGTCACGGGCACGCTCGGCAAGGCGCTGGGCGGCGCGTCGGGCGGTTACGTGGCCGCGCGGCGCGAGATCGTCGAGCTGCTGCGGCAGCGCTCGCGCCCCTATCTGTTCTCGAACACGCTGACGCCGAGCATCGCGGCCGCATCGCTGAAAGTGCTCGAACTGCTCGCGAGCGACGAGGGCGCGTGCCTGCGCGAGCGCGTGCGCGCGAACGGCGCGCATTTCCGCGAGAAGATGAGCGCGGCGGGCTTCGCGCTCGTGCCGGGCGAGCATCCGATCATTCCGGTGATGCTCGGCGACGCGCAGGTCGCATCGAAGATGGCCGATGCGCTGCTCGCCGAGGGCGTCTATGTGATCGGCTTTTCGTTTCCGGTCGTGCCGCGCGGCCGCGCGCGCATCCGCACGCAGATGAGCGCCGCGCATACGCGCGAGCAGATCGATCGCGCGGTCGACGCGTTCGTGCGCGTCGGCAAGACGCTCGGCGTCATTTGA
- the tdh gene encoding L-threonine 3-dehydrogenase, giving the protein MKALAKLERGPGLTLTRVKKPEVGHNDVLIKIRRTAICGTDIHIWKWDDWAQKTIPVPMHVGHEYVGEIVEMGQEVRGFSIGDRVSGEGHITCGFCRNCRAGRRHLCRNTVGVGVNREGAFAEYLAIPAFNAFKIPPEISDDLAAIFDPFGNATHTALSFNLVGEDVLITGAGPIGVMAVAIAKHVGARNVVITDINDYRLELARKMGATRAVNVSRESLRDVMADLHMTEGFDVGLEMSGVPSAFTSLLESMNHGGKVALLGIPPAQTAIDWNQVIFKGLEIKGIYGREMFETWYKMVAMLQSGLDLSPIITHRFAVDDYEKGFAAMLSGESGKVILDWADA; this is encoded by the coding sequence ATGAAAGCGCTGGCGAAACTCGAACGCGGGCCGGGCCTCACGCTCACCCGTGTGAAAAAGCCGGAGGTCGGCCACAACGACGTCCTCATCAAGATCCGCCGCACCGCAATCTGCGGCACCGACATCCATATCTGGAAGTGGGACGACTGGGCGCAGAAGACGATTCCGGTGCCGATGCACGTCGGCCACGAGTACGTCGGCGAGATCGTCGAGATGGGCCAGGAAGTGCGCGGCTTCTCGATCGGCGATCGCGTATCCGGCGAAGGCCACATCACGTGCGGCTTCTGTCGGAACTGCCGCGCGGGGCGGCGCCATTTGTGCCGCAACACGGTGGGCGTCGGCGTGAATCGCGAAGGCGCGTTCGCCGAGTACCTCGCGATTCCCGCGTTCAACGCGTTCAAGATTCCGCCCGAGATCTCCGACGATCTCGCCGCGATCTTCGATCCGTTCGGCAACGCGACGCACACCGCGCTGTCGTTCAACCTCGTCGGCGAGGACGTGCTGATCACGGGTGCGGGGCCGATCGGCGTGATGGCGGTGGCGATCGCGAAGCACGTCGGCGCGCGCAACGTCGTCATCACCGACATCAACGACTATCGCCTCGAACTCGCGCGCAAGATGGGCGCGACACGCGCGGTGAACGTGTCGCGCGAATCGCTGCGCGACGTGATGGCCGACCTGCACATGACGGAGGGCTTCGACGTCGGGCTCGAGATGTCCGGCGTGCCGAGCGCGTTCACGTCGCTGCTCGAATCGATGAATCACGGCGGCAAGGTCGCGCTGCTCGGCATTCCGCCCGCGCAGACCGCGATCGACTGGAACCAGGTGATCTTCAAGGGCCTCGAGATCAAGGGCATCTATGGGCGCGAGATGTTCGAGACGTGGTACAAGATGGTCGCGATGCTGCAAAGCGGGCTCGATCTTTCGCCGATCATCACGCACCGCTTCGCCGTGGACGACTACGAGAAAGGTTTCGCTGCGATGCTGTCGGGCGAAAGCGGCAAGGTGATTCTCGACTGGGCCGACGCGTGA
- a CDS encoding YceI family protein yields MKPVRWAGRFACAIALAGVAASCTPLRVVTHSVSTAEAAVPAGRYTLDPHHWSIVFDVDHFKYSRFTMRFDRANAQLDWRPSGGLADSGVSASIDAASVDTRVPLLDKLVAGADALDAARNPQIRFDSTRFARTSATQGTLTGNLTIRGATHPVTLAVTFNGYGRNPLTKQDTLGFSASGTFSRAQFGVTSWYPAVGDDVRVRIEAEFVKEGEAPAQ; encoded by the coding sequence ATGAAACCGGTCAGATGGGCGGGACGTTTCGCGTGCGCGATCGCGCTCGCAGGGGTGGCGGCCAGTTGCACGCCGCTGCGGGTCGTCACGCACAGCGTGTCGACGGCGGAGGCCGCCGTTCCGGCCGGCCGCTACACGCTCGATCCGCACCACTGGAGCATCGTGTTCGACGTCGACCATTTCAAGTATTCGCGCTTCACGATGCGCTTCGATCGCGCGAATGCGCAGCTCGACTGGCGCCCGAGCGGCGGCCTCGCCGACAGCGGCGTGTCCGCATCGATCGACGCCGCGAGCGTCGACACCCGTGTGCCGTTGCTCGATAAGCTCGTCGCAGGCGCCGATGCGCTCGATGCCGCCCGCAACCCTCAAATCCGTTTCGACAGCACGCGCTTCGCGCGCACGAGCGCGACGCAAGGCACGTTGACCGGCAACCTGACGATTCGCGGCGCAACGCATCCCGTCACGCTCGCCGTCACGTTCAACGGCTACGGCCGCAACCCGTTGACGAAGCAGGACACGCTCGGCTTTTCCGCGAGTGGCACGTTCAGCCGCGCGCAATTCGGCGTGACGAGCTGGTATCCGGCCGTCGGCGACGACGTGCGCGTGCGCATCGAAGCCGAATTCGTCAAGGAAGGCGAAGCGCCCGCGCAATGA
- a CDS encoding TetR/AcrR family transcriptional regulator, with product MDTKPDLAPAAGARERLLDAAETLIYAGGIHATGVDAIVKRSGAARKSFYAHFESKEALVAAALERRDARWMAWFVEATKKRGKTPRARLVGMFDVLREWFEQADFHGCAFLNAAGEIERADDPIRVVVREHKARLLAFVREQLDAHAAQAGADRRFVARLARQWLVLIDGAIGVALVSGDASAARDARAAAELLLDATLPNRSS from the coding sequence ATGGACACGAAACCTGACCTTGCTCCGGCCGCCGGCGCGCGCGAGCGCTTGCTCGACGCGGCCGAAACGCTGATCTACGCGGGCGGCATTCATGCGACGGGCGTCGACGCGATCGTCAAGCGCTCGGGCGCCGCGCGCAAGAGTTTCTATGCGCACTTCGAATCGAAGGAGGCGCTCGTCGCCGCCGCGCTCGAGCGCCGAGACGCGCGCTGGATGGCGTGGTTCGTCGAGGCGACGAAAAAGCGCGGCAAGACGCCGCGCGCACGGCTCGTCGGGATGTTCGATGTGCTGCGCGAATGGTTCGAGCAAGCGGATTTCCACGGTTGCGCGTTCCTGAACGCGGCGGGCGAGATCGAGCGTGCGGACGATCCGATTCGCGTCGTCGTGCGCGAGCACAAGGCGCGCCTGCTCGCGTTCGTGCGCGAGCAGCTCGATGCGCACGCGGCGCAGGCGGGCGCGGACCGCCGCTTCGTCGCACGGCTCGCGCGCCAGTGGCTCGTGCTGATCGACGGCGCGATCGGCGTCGCGCTCGTGAGCGGCGACGCATCGGCCGCACGCGACGCGCGCGCGGCGGCCGAGTTGCTGCTCGATGCGACGCTGCCGAACCGGTCCAGCTAA
- a CDS encoding DUF1348 family protein, producing MSDSTEIRPPVPPFTRETAIQKVRAAEDGWNTRDPERVSLAYTPQSKWRNRAEFATGRAEIVALLRRKWTREIDYRLIKELWAFTGNRIAVRFAYEWRDDAGNWFRSYGNENWEFDENGLMAHRHACINDMPIREADRLFHWPLGRRPDDHPGLSDLGL from the coding sequence ATGTCCGATTCAACCGAAATCCGCCCACCCGTTCCACCGTTCACGCGGGAAACCGCGATTCAAAAAGTTCGGGCTGCTGAAGATGGATGGAACACGCGCGACCCCGAGCGCGTTTCGCTTGCCTACACGCCGCAGAGCAAATGGCGCAATCGCGCGGAATTCGCGACGGGCCGCGCGGAGATCGTCGCGCTGCTGCGCCGCAAGTGGACGCGCGAAATCGACTATCGGCTGATCAAGGAATTGTGGGCGTTTACCGGCAACCGGATCGCGGTGCGCTTCGCGTACGAGTGGCGCGACGACGCGGGCAACTGGTTCCGCTCGTATGGCAACGAGAACTGGGAGTTCGACGAGAACGGCCTGATGGCGCATCGTCATGCGTGCATCAACGACATGCCGATCCGCGAAGCGGACCGCCTGTTCCACTGGCCGCTCGGCCGCCGGCCCGACGATCATCCGGGCTTGTCGGATCTCGGACTTTGA
- a CDS encoding M14 family metallopeptidase, with amino-acid sequence MTESAPVFPHYSIEVDFPDLEAHRTGNAGVDYVHRFDSGVPGPRVMINALTHGNEVCGAIVVDALLKRGLRPRRGVLTVSFANVTAYERFDPARPDAARFVDQDFNRVWAPAVLDDLSQHSVELDRARAIRPFVDEADWLLDLHSMHERSAPLIVAGPLAKGTALALRIGAPATVIRDEGHPEGKRMRDYGGFGNPASAKNALLVECGQHWEARAVAVARDSTARFLMASGIVDERDLPADWFLPLATTMRIVQVTQPVVATSSDFRFADAYTGLEHFAEAGAVIGWSDGKPVTTPYPDCVLVMPSLRQLHPGVTVVRLGRVEREVAQRAARGTRDEC; translated from the coding sequence ATGACCGAATCGGCTCCCGTATTTCCTCACTATTCGATCGAGGTCGATTTTCCGGATCTCGAGGCACATCGCACCGGAAACGCGGGCGTCGACTACGTGCATCGCTTCGATTCCGGCGTGCCCGGCCCGCGCGTGATGATCAACGCGCTCACGCACGGCAACGAAGTATGCGGCGCGATCGTCGTCGACGCGTTGCTGAAGCGGGGCTTGCGGCCGCGCCGCGGCGTGCTGACTGTGTCGTTCGCGAACGTGACCGCATACGAGCGTTTCGATCCGGCAAGGCCGGACGCCGCGCGCTTCGTCGATCAGGATTTCAATCGCGTGTGGGCGCCCGCCGTGCTCGACGATCTGTCGCAGCACTCAGTCGAGCTCGATCGCGCACGCGCGATCCGGCCGTTCGTCGACGAGGCCGACTGGCTGCTCGATCTGCATTCGATGCACGAGCGCAGCGCGCCGTTGATCGTCGCGGGCCCGCTCGCCAAGGGCACGGCGCTCGCGCTGCGGATCGGTGCGCCGGCGACCGTGATTCGCGACGAGGGCCACCCGGAAGGCAAACGAATGCGCGATTACGGCGGCTTCGGCAATCCCGCGAGCGCGAAGAATGCGCTCCTCGTCGAATGCGGCCAGCACTGGGAAGCGCGTGCGGTCGCGGTGGCGCGCGACAGCACCGCGCGCTTTCTGATGGCGTCGGGCATCGTCGACGAGCGGGATCTGCCCGCCGACTGGTTCCTGCCGTTGGCAACGACGATGCGGATCGTACAGGTGACGCAGCCCGTCGTCGCGACGAGCAGCGATTTCCGTTTCGCCGACGCGTATACCGGCCTCGAGCATTTCGCGGAAGCGGGAGCGGTAATCGGCTGGTCGGACGGCAAGCCGGTTACGACGCCGTATCCGGATTGCGTGCTCGTGATGCCGTCGCTGCGTCAACTGCATCCGGGCGTGACCGTCGTGCGGCTCGGTCGCGTTGAACGCGAGGTGGCGCAGCGCGCGGCGAGGGGAACGAGGGATGAGTGTTGA
- a CDS encoding tartrate dehydrogenase — translation MNRRSRKLRAIAFPTPPAPGATTRARQDTKDEDLSMSEKVYRIAVIPGDGIGVEVMPEGLRALDAVSRRFGLRFAYEPIEWASCDYYAKHGQMMPDDWKTQLSGMDALLFGAVGWPETVPDHISLWGSLIKFRREFDQYVNLRPARLFDGVPCPLAGRKAGDIDFMIVRENTEGEYSAVGGTMFEGTEREFVVQQAVFTRHGTERVLKFAFELAQRRAKRLTVATKSNGIAISMPWWDARAAEMAARYPDVTWDKQHIDILCARFVMQPDRFDVVVASNLFGDILSDLGPACTGTIGIAPSANLNPERNFPSLFEPVHGSAPDIAGKHIANPIAMIWSAAMMVDFLGAGTGRAREAHDAIVAAIEHVLKHGPRTRDMGGRASTREVGDAIVAHLLG, via the coding sequence ATGAATCGGCGATCGCGCAAGCTCCGCGCGATCGCTTTCCCGACGCCGCCCGCGCCTGGCGCGACGACGCGCGCGCGGCAGGATACGAAGGACGAGGACCTCAGCATGAGCGAGAAGGTGTACAGGATCGCCGTCATCCCCGGCGACGGGATCGGCGTGGAAGTGATGCCCGAAGGGCTGCGCGCGCTCGACGCGGTGAGCCGCCGCTTCGGCTTGCGCTTCGCATACGAGCCGATCGAATGGGCAAGCTGCGACTATTACGCGAAGCACGGGCAGATGATGCCCGACGACTGGAAGACGCAACTGTCCGGCATGGACGCGCTGCTGTTCGGCGCGGTGGGCTGGCCCGAGACGGTGCCCGATCACATATCGCTGTGGGGCTCGCTGATCAAATTCCGCCGCGAGTTCGATCAATACGTGAACCTGCGTCCCGCGCGCCTGTTCGACGGCGTGCCGTGCCCGCTCGCCGGCCGCAAGGCGGGCGACATCGATTTCATGATCGTGCGCGAGAACACCGAGGGCGAATACTCGGCCGTCGGCGGCACGATGTTCGAGGGCACCGAGCGCGAGTTCGTCGTCCAGCAGGCGGTGTTCACGCGGCACGGCACCGAGCGCGTGCTGAAGTTCGCGTTCGAGCTCGCGCAGCGCCGCGCAAAGCGGCTCACCGTCGCGACGAAGAGCAACGGCATCGCGATCAGCATGCCGTGGTGGGACGCGCGCGCCGCCGAGATGGCCGCACGCTATCCGGACGTCACCTGGGACAAGCAGCATATCGACATCCTGTGCGCACGCTTCGTGATGCAGCCGGACCGCTTCGACGTCGTCGTCGCGTCGAACCTGTTCGGCGATATCCTGTCCGATCTCGGCCCCGCCTGCACCGGCACGATCGGCATCGCGCCGTCGGCGAACCTGAATCCGGAGCGCAACTTTCCGTCGCTGTTCGAGCCGGTGCACGGGTCCGCGCCGGATATCGCCGGCAAGCACATTGCCAACCCGATCGCGATGATCTGGTCGGCCGCGATGATGGTCGATTTCCTCGGCGCCGGCACGGGCCGCGCGCGCGAAGCGCACGATGCGATCGTCGCCGCGATCGAGCACGTGCTGAAGCACGGCCCGCGCACGCGCGACATGGGCGGCCGAGCATCGACGCGCGAAGTGGGCGACGCAATCGTCGCGCACCTGCTCGGCTGA
- a CDS encoding LysR substrate-binding domain-containing protein, translated as MNNSPNLDDLRVFSVVVRLASFSAAAEQLAVSPAYVSKRVALLEKQLGTRLLHRSTRRVAVTEAGERVYAWTEKILDDVDHLVEDVSTTRSVPRGTLRISSSFGFGRHVLAPALLGFNERYPQLNVRLDLFDRLVDVAGEGFDLDIRIGDEIADHLIAKRLATNYRVLCASPGYLARYGTPRQLADLGAHQCLAIKERDHPFGVWRLTVRGETSTVKVGGALSTNHGEVAVQWALAGRGIVLRSIWEAGPLLASGELRRVLPEASQPANVWAVYPARLAASAKVRVCVDFLVDAFAHLNERANGG; from the coding sequence GTGAACAATTCGCCGAACCTCGACGATCTGCGCGTGTTCAGCGTCGTCGTGCGGCTCGCGAGCTTCAGCGCGGCCGCCGAACAGCTCGCGGTGTCGCCCGCGTACGTCAGCAAGCGCGTGGCGCTGCTCGAAAAGCAACTCGGCACGCGGCTCCTGCATCGCTCGACGCGCCGCGTCGCGGTGACGGAGGCCGGCGAGCGGGTTTATGCGTGGACTGAAAAGATCCTCGACGATGTCGATCATCTCGTCGAAGACGTATCGACGACCCGCAGCGTGCCGCGCGGCACGCTGCGGATTTCGAGCAGCTTCGGCTTCGGCCGGCACGTGCTCGCGCCCGCGCTGCTCGGCTTCAACGAACGCTATCCGCAACTGAACGTGCGGCTCGATCTGTTCGACCGGCTCGTCGACGTCGCGGGCGAAGGCTTCGATCTCGACATCCGGATCGGCGACGAGATCGCCGATCATCTGATCGCGAAGCGGCTCGCGACGAACTACCGGGTGCTGTGCGCATCGCCAGGCTATCTCGCGCGATACGGCACGCCGCGCCAGCTCGCGGATCTCGGCGCGCATCAGTGCCTGGCGATCAAGGAGCGCGATCATCCGTTCGGCGTATGGCGGCTCACGGTGCGCGGCGAGACGTCGACGGTGAAGGTGGGCGGCGCGCTGTCGACGAACCACGGCGAGGTTGCCGTGCAGTGGGCGCTCGCCGGACGTGGAATCGTGCTGCGCTCGATCTGGGAAGCGGGGCCGCTGCTCGCGAGCGGCGAGCTCAGGCGCGTGTTGCCCGAGGCGAGCCAGCCGGCGAACGTGTGGGCCGTTTATCCCGCACGGCTTGCGGCTTCGGCGAAGGTACGCGTGTGTGTCGATTTCCTCGTGGACGCGTTCGCGCATCTGAATGAACGCGCGAACGGCGGATAA
- a CDS encoding methyltransferase family protein, whose protein sequence is MNSLTKRALGAQVRFVAMLAVLIFASAGSLRYWQGWIYWFVFSGATTWLARHFLKHDPALVERRMRVGVRAERELSQKIILGVVSVASAGLIVAMGAEWRVLRMPFDWRPVALGNALVIAGFAICFAALRANRFASSIVEVKRDQPVISSGPYRFVRHPMYSGAMVIFFGSPIAAQSTWAWPFAAVLAVGVVARLVDEERYLSAHLDGYRAYCERVRWRLVPHVW, encoded by the coding sequence ATGAACTCGCTAACGAAACGCGCCCTCGGCGCGCAAGTGCGTTTCGTCGCGATGCTCGCCGTGCTGATCTTCGCGTCGGCGGGCTCGCTGCGTTACTGGCAGGGTTGGATCTACTGGTTCGTGTTCTCCGGCGCGACGACCTGGCTTGCACGCCATTTCCTCAAGCACGACCCGGCGCTTGTCGAGCGTCGGATGCGCGTTGGCGTGCGTGCGGAGCGCGAACTCAGCCAGAAGATCATTCTCGGCGTCGTGAGCGTCGCCAGCGCCGGGCTCATCGTCGCGATGGGCGCCGAATGGCGCGTCCTGCGCATGCCGTTCGACTGGCGCCCGGTGGCGCTCGGCAACGCGCTCGTGATCGCGGGCTTCGCGATCTGCTTCGCGGCGCTGCGCGCGAATCGCTTTGCGTCGAGCATCGTCGAGGTGAAGCGCGATCAGCCGGTGATCTCATCCGGCCCGTACCGTTTCGTCCGGCACCCGATGTATTCCGGCGCAATGGTGATATTTTTCGGGAGCCCGATCGCCGCCCAGTCGACATGGGCATGGCCGTTCGCCGCGGTGCTCGCGGTGGGCGTCGTCGCGCGGCTCGTCGACGAGGAGCGCTACCTGAGCGCGCATCTCGATGGCTACCGCGCGTATTGCGAGCGCGTGCGCTGGCGGCTCGTGCCGCACGTCTGGTGA
- a CDS encoding glutathione S-transferase family protein, with product MLKLLGKAPSINVRKVLWTCAELKLAYEREDWGAGFRSTQTPEFLALNPNGLVPVLVDGDFVLWESNAIIRYLANRYGGAHLYPVEPHARARVDQWLDWQTTALNRAWSYAFLALVRDAPDHGDTARIRASCESWARHMAILDAQLGTTGAFVTGADYTLADVALGLSINRWLRTPFDKPDFPAVSAYFDRLAARPGFAEHVDNGLP from the coding sequence ATGCTGAAACTGCTCGGCAAGGCGCCGTCGATCAACGTCCGCAAGGTGCTGTGGACGTGCGCGGAATTGAAGCTCGCATACGAGCGCGAAGATTGGGGGGCGGGATTCCGGTCGACTCAGACGCCCGAATTCCTCGCGCTGAATCCGAATGGCCTCGTGCCGGTGCTCGTGGACGGCGACTTCGTGCTCTGGGAATCGAACGCGATCATCCGCTATCTGGCGAACCGGTACGGCGGCGCGCACCTGTATCCCGTCGAGCCCCATGCGCGGGCGCGCGTCGACCAATGGCTCGACTGGCAGACGACCGCGCTGAACCGCGCCTGGAGCTATGCGTTTCTCGCGCTCGTGCGCGATGCGCCGGATCATGGCGATACCGCCCGGATTCGCGCGTCATGCGAAAGCTGGGCGCGACACATGGCGATCCTGGACGCGCAACTCGGCACGACGGGCGCATTCGTCACCGGCGCGGACTATACGCTCGCCGATGTTGCGCTCGGCCTGTCGATCAACCGCTGGTTGCGCACGCCGTTCGACAAGCCCGATTTTCCCGCGGTGTCCGCGTATTTCGATCGGCTCGCCGCGCGGCCGGGCTTCGCCGAGCATGTCGACAACGGCTTGCCGTAA
- a CDS encoding DUF3734 domain-containing protein produces MKPRARTEKQAVDPADLHNEAGVPHALEHARTPFHDLPYETIALVLQGGGALGAYQAGVFEGLHEAGIPLNWIAGISIGALNTALIAGNPPERRVERLREFWNTICQPAFFPALPAMFEAALFNSHEYVRTFFTASQAASAVMQGQRGFFVPRFPPPLPGSTHPPEKVSYYDTSALRATLVKLCDFDRINSGETRVSVGAVNVGTGNFIYFDNTKTTLRPEHFMASGALPPAFPPVEIDGEFYWDGGIVSNTPLMEVLHASPRRDTLAFQVDLWSARGPLPESMNEVTERTKDVQYSSRTRFVTDTLQREQRFRNVLRRVLDQVPESIRESDPWCQQAETLSCSKRYNVQHLIYQQKAYEQHYKDYQFGASTMRDHWSAGLADIRKTLAVKNGLALPDNDAGFVTHDIHRMR; encoded by the coding sequence ATGAAGCCGCGCGCCCGCACCGAGAAGCAGGCGGTCGATCCGGCGGACCTGCACAACGAAGCAGGCGTGCCGCACGCGCTCGAGCATGCGCGCACGCCGTTCCACGATCTGCCGTACGAAACGATCGCGCTCGTGCTGCAAGGCGGCGGCGCGCTCGGCGCGTATCAGGCGGGCGTGTTCGAAGGGTTGCACGAAGCAGGCATTCCGCTGAACTGGATCGCCGGCATCTCGATCGGCGCGCTGAACACCGCGCTGATCGCGGGCAATCCGCCCGAACGGCGCGTCGAGCGGCTGCGCGAGTTCTGGAACACGATCTGCCAGCCCGCGTTTTTCCCCGCGCTGCCGGCAATGTTCGAGGCCGCGCTCTTCAACAGCCACGAATATGTGCGCACGTTCTTCACCGCGAGCCAGGCGGCGAGCGCGGTCATGCAGGGGCAGCGCGGCTTCTTCGTGCCGCGTTTCCCGCCGCCGCTGCCGGGCTCGACGCATCCGCCGGAAAAGGTCAGCTATTACGATACGTCTGCGCTGCGCGCGACACTCGTCAAGCTGTGCGACTTCGACCGGATCAATTCGGGCGAGACGCGCGTGTCGGTCGGCGCGGTGAACGTCGGTACGGGCAATTTCATCTATTTCGACAACACGAAGACGACGCTGCGCCCCGAGCATTTCATGGCGTCGGGCGCGCTGCCGCCCGCGTTTCCGCCGGTGGAGATCGACGGCGAGTTCTACTGGGACGGCGGCATCGTGTCGAACACGCCGCTGATGGAGGTGCTGCACGCGTCGCCGCGCCGCGACACGCTCGCGTTCCAGGTGGATTTGTGGAGCGCGCGCGGGCCGTTGCCCGAATCGATGAACGAAGTGACGGAGCGCACGAAGGACGTTCAGTATTCGAGCCGCACGCGCTTCGTCACCGATACGCTGCAGCGCGAGCAGCGTTTTCGCAACGTGCTGCGCCGCGTGCTCGATCAGGTGCCCGAATCGATCCGCGAGAGCGATCCGTGGTGCCAGCAGGCCGAGACGCTATCGTGCAGCAAGCGCTACAACGTCCAGCATCTGATCTATCAGCAGAAGGCCTACGAGCAGCACTACAAGGACTATCAGTTCGGCGCGTCGACGATGCGCGATCACTGGAGCGCGGGCCTCGCCGACATCCGCAAGACGCTCGCCGTGAAGAACGGCCTCGCGCTGCCGGACAACGACGCGGGCTTCGTCACGCACGACATTCACCGGATGCGGTGA
- a CDS encoding 3-hydroxybutyrate dehydrogenase: MSNLNGKTAIVTGAASGIGKEIALELARAGAAVAIADLNQDGANAVAELIEQAGGRAIGVAMDVTNEDAVNAGIDKVAQTFGSVDILVSNAGIQIVNPIENYAFADWKKMQAIHVDGAFLTTKAALKHMYKDDRGGVVIYMGSVHSHEASPLKSAYVTAKHGLLGLARVLAKEGAKHNVRSHVVCPGFVRTPLVDKQIPEQAKELGISEEEVVKKVMLGQTVDGVFTTVEDVAKTVLFLSAFPSAALTGQSFVVSHGWFMQ, translated from the coding sequence ATGAGCAATCTGAATGGCAAAACCGCCATCGTGACGGGCGCGGCGAGCGGCATCGGCAAGGAAATCGCGCTGGAGCTCGCGCGCGCGGGCGCGGCGGTGGCGATCGCCGATCTGAACCAGGACGGCGCGAACGCGGTGGCCGAGCTCATCGAGCAGGCGGGCGGCCGGGCGATCGGCGTGGCGATGGACGTGACGAACGAGGACGCGGTGAACGCCGGCATCGACAAGGTCGCCCAGACGTTCGGCTCGGTCGACATTCTCGTGTCGAACGCGGGCATCCAGATCGTCAATCCGATCGAGAACTATGCGTTCGCCGACTGGAAGAAGATGCAGGCGATTCACGTCGACGGCGCGTTCCTGACGACGAAGGCCGCGCTCAAGCACATGTACAAGGACGATCGCGGCGGAGTGGTGATCTACATGGGCTCGGTGCATTCGCACGAGGCGTCGCCGCTGAAGTCGGCGTACGTGACGGCCAAGCACGGGCTGCTGGGGCTTGCGCGCGTGCTGGCAAAGGAAGGCGCGAAGCACAACGTGCGCTCGCATGTGGTGTGCCCGGGCTTCGTGCGCACGCCGCTCGTCGACAAGCAGATTCCGGAGCAGGCCAAGGAGCTCGGCATCAGCGAAGAGGAGGTGGTGAAGAAGGTGATGCTCGGCCAGACGGTGGACGGCGTGTTCACGACGGTCGAGGACGTCGCGAAGACGGTGCTGTTCCTGTCCGCGTTCCCGAGCGCGGCGCTCACCGGCCAGTCGTTCGTCGTCAGCCACGGCTGGTTCATGCAATGA